One region of Chitinophaga varians genomic DNA includes:
- the ureG gene encoding urease accessory protein UreG, producing MSDRKYVKIGVAGPVGSGKTALIERLSRALMNTYDMGVITNDIYTKEDAEFLTKNSLLPKERIIGVETGGCPHTAIREDASMNLEAVDEMAARFPDIELILIESGGDNLSATFSPDLADVTIFVIDVAEGDKIPRKGGPGITRSDLLVINKIDLAPYVHADLGVMERDARKMRAGKPFVFTNLMSLQGLDTVIGWIKKYALLEEAEEPALVR from the coding sequence ATGAGCGACAGAAAATATGTGAAAATAGGCGTGGCCGGCCCGGTAGGTTCCGGTAAAACCGCCCTGATAGAACGGTTGTCCCGTGCACTGATGAACACCTACGACATGGGCGTGATCACCAACGATATTTATACTAAGGAAGATGCCGAGTTCCTCACCAAAAACAGCCTGCTTCCCAAAGAGCGTATTATCGGTGTGGAAACCGGCGGTTGCCCGCATACGGCCATCCGCGAAGATGCCAGCATGAACCTCGAGGCAGTGGATGAAATGGCGGCACGTTTCCCCGATATTGAACTGATACTGATCGAAAGCGGTGGCGATAACCTCTCTGCTACTTTCAGTCCCGACCTGGCAGATGTGACCATCTTCGTGATCGATGTGGCGGAAGGTGATAAGATCCCCCGCAAAGGCGGTCCCGGCATCACCCGCTCCGACCTGCTGGTGATCAATAAAATTGACCTGGCGCCTTATGTGCATGCAGACCTCGGCGTGATGGAACGGGACGCCCGTAAAATGCGTGCAGGCAAACCATTTGTGTTTACCAACCTGATGTCTTTACAGGGACTGGACACCGTGATTGGTTGGATTAAAAAATACGCCCTGCTGGAAGAAGCCGAAGAACCGGCATTGGTAAGGTAA
- a CDS encoding urease accessory protein UreD has translation MNKLSLISGYKNGRSWLKDSYCTRPFKLANVGIYRQDPALYLMVMSSSPGILDGDHYDIDIRTEPHSKLQLQSQSYQRLFNMKTGAQQQQRIHMEAQSIFSYVQHPVVPHENAVFKSHTVAHMEDDCQFTFGEIITCGRKHSGEVFRFSKLHNITEIYHRGKLILKDNLLLQPQLLPMQAIGQMEGYTHQATLLHINTGAADMETPLTALRQMLEEEQGITGGVSLPDARCLVVRILGNGGEQLYNCLRKMQQYFWQHAGDKIVNETLKTAIA, from the coding sequence ATGAACAAACTCAGTTTAATAAGCGGGTACAAAAACGGGCGTTCCTGGCTGAAGGACAGCTACTGCACCCGGCCATTCAAATTGGCCAATGTAGGCATCTACCGGCAGGACCCGGCTTTGTACCTGATGGTGATGAGCTCTTCGCCGGGCATACTGGACGGAGATCATTATGATATCGATATCCGCACAGAGCCGCACAGTAAACTGCAATTGCAGTCGCAGTCCTATCAGCGGTTGTTCAATATGAAAACCGGGGCGCAGCAGCAACAGCGTATCCATATGGAAGCACAGAGCATATTCAGCTACGTGCAGCATCCGGTGGTGCCGCATGAAAATGCTGTGTTCAAATCACATACTGTAGCGCATATGGAAGACGACTGCCAGTTTACTTTCGGTGAGATCATCACCTGTGGCCGCAAACATTCCGGTGAAGTGTTCCGTTTTTCCAAACTGCACAACATCACCGAAATATACCACCGCGGGAAACTCATCCTGAAAGATAACCTGCTGCTGCAACCGCAGCTGTTGCCCATGCAGGCCATCGGGCAGATGGAAGGGTACACTCATCAGGCCACATTGCTACATATCAATACCGGCGCTGCTGATATGGAAACACCGCTGACCGCGTTGCGGCAGATGCTGGAGGAAGAGCAGGGCATAACAGGCGGCGTGTCGCTGCCGGACGCCCGTTGCCTCGTGGTACGTATACTCGGCAACGGGGGCGAACAATTGTACAACTGCCTGCGGAAAATGCAACAGTATTTCTGGCAACATGCCGGGGATAAAATTGTCAACGAAACACTTAAAACAGCTATTGCATGA
- a CDS encoding urea transporter has product MTQRKPIALPCLRGIGQIMLQNNAWTGTLFLAGIFYDSMLMGFAAVVAVVTGTLTARLLRYDEADIEAGLYGFSATLVGVALTFYFNPVPLVWAAVVLGSVAATWLQHQFIRRGWPGFTFPFILVTWILLYLFHHVYQPGAAASVAGAMPVSDDFTTATNGFGEVIFQGSVIAGIIFFVAVFISSPTAGLYGVCASLLGAFISLEFAEPATDIHMGLFSFNAVLCAITFAGNKPRDGIWVLFSVVLSVLLDVGMLQQHMAVLTFPFVAACWITLGMQHLLQKMGIKIKD; this is encoded by the coding sequence GTGACACAACGGAAACCAATTGCGCTTCCCTGCCTCAGGGGGATAGGGCAGATCATGCTTCAAAACAACGCGTGGACAGGTACGCTATTTCTTGCAGGAATTTTCTATGATTCAATGTTGATGGGCTTTGCGGCCGTTGTAGCAGTAGTTACCGGCACCCTGACAGCCAGACTGCTTCGTTATGATGAAGCGGACATTGAAGCCGGCTTGTACGGTTTTAGTGCCACACTGGTGGGAGTGGCGCTGACCTTCTACTTCAACCCGGTACCGCTGGTATGGGCAGCTGTAGTGCTGGGCTCCGTGGCAGCCACGTGGTTACAGCATCAGTTCATTCGCCGTGGCTGGCCGGGATTCACCTTTCCCTTCATCCTGGTGACGTGGATATTACTGTACCTGTTTCATCATGTATACCAGCCGGGAGCGGCCGCCTCTGTGGCCGGTGCTATGCCGGTCAGCGATGACTTCACCACGGCTACCAATGGTTTCGGCGAAGTGATTTTCCAGGGCAGCGTAATAGCGGGCATCATCTTCTTTGTTGCCGTGTTTATCAGTTCACCGACAGCAGGATTGTATGGCGTATGTGCGTCTCTGTTAGGTGCCTTTATTTCGCTGGAATTTGCGGAGCCGGCCACGGATATTCACATGGGATTGTTTAGCTTTAACGCTGTGTTGTGTGCCATTACCTTTGCCGGCAATAAGCCCCGCGATGGCATATGGGTGCTGTTTTCCGTTGTGCTTTCTGTATTATTGGACGTGGGGATGCTGCAGCAGCATATGGCTGTGTTGACCTTCCCGTTTGTAGCCGCTTGTTGGATTACACTGGGAATGCAGCATCTTCTTCAAAAGATGGGGATCAAAATCAAAGACTGA
- a CDS encoding TonB-dependent receptor: MKKVFLAIGLLAAWQQLLAQQPADSAHTQLKQIVVSAPRIEKAMMHVDLKKIPVNTAQDLLRKVPGLFISQHAGGGKAEQIFLRGFDCDHGTDVNISADGIPVNIVSHAHGQGYSDLHFLIPETVESIDFGKGAYYPEKGDFNTAGYVNFATYDHLENSLIKAEGGSFNTMRLAGVFNLLADKSAAKRNAYIATEYNYTNGPFDVQQQFSRFNLFGKYNQWLNDKDYISFQASTFTSGWNASGQIPERAVAEGLISRWGSVDPTEGGNTSRTNVALTYKHQASADESWQSFFFYSHYQFNLYSNFTFFLKDPVYGDEIQQKDDRSIYGFEQQYTHDYTIGNSRLTWQSGAGLRLDDIRDLELNHVYRRDTLLNRLAWGSGRETNLHAYTGLTWHTGHWRINPAVRLDHFIFNYQDKLKPADGGPGVTATRVSPKLNFSYSTGSMAQWYLKTGMGFHSNDMRVVMQQNGKDILPFSAGADLGVVLKPVPNLLIQPALWYLYLQQEFVYVGDEAVVEPSGKTRRLGVDVSVRYQPVKWLYLDADVNYANAREIGQPKGENYIPLAPVLTSTGGIGVNLPMGFSANLRYRYMKDRPANEANSLVARGYFVNDLMLAYTHRQFQFTVQAQNLFNVNWNEAQFETETRLQHESDPVTDMCFTPGTPFYLKAGFAVRF; the protein is encoded by the coding sequence ATGAAAAAAGTATTTCTCGCAATTGGGCTGCTGGCCGCATGGCAGCAGCTGCTGGCACAGCAACCGGCGGACAGCGCCCATACGCAACTGAAACAGATTGTTGTCAGCGCACCGCGGATAGAAAAAGCGATGATGCACGTTGACCTGAAGAAGATTCCTGTAAACACTGCGCAGGACCTGCTTCGCAAAGTACCGGGACTGTTCATTTCACAACACGCCGGCGGCGGGAAGGCAGAACAGATCTTCCTGCGTGGTTTTGACTGTGACCATGGCACGGATGTTAATATCTCTGCCGACGGGATACCGGTCAATATTGTATCCCATGCACATGGACAGGGTTATTCAGATCTGCATTTCCTGATACCGGAAACCGTTGAAAGCATTGACTTTGGCAAGGGCGCCTATTACCCGGAAAAAGGTGATTTTAACACTGCCGGTTATGTGAACTTTGCCACCTATGACCACCTGGAAAACAGCCTGATCAAAGCAGAAGGCGGTTCCTTTAATACCATGCGGCTGGCAGGCGTGTTTAACCTGCTGGCAGATAAAAGCGCGGCTAAACGTAACGCCTATATTGCTACTGAGTATAACTATACCAATGGCCCGTTTGACGTACAACAGCAGTTCAGCCGTTTTAACCTGTTCGGCAAATACAACCAGTGGCTGAATGATAAAGACTATATTTCCTTCCAGGCATCCACTTTTACTTCCGGCTGGAACGCCTCTGGCCAAATCCCGGAAAGGGCCGTGGCAGAAGGGCTGATCAGCCGCTGGGGCTCTGTTGACCCAACGGAAGGCGGCAATACTTCCCGTACCAATGTCGCGTTGACTTACAAGCATCAGGCCAGTGCCGATGAATCGTGGCAGAGCTTTTTCTTTTACAGCCATTACCAGTTCAACCTGTATTCCAACTTTACTTTTTTCCTGAAAGACCCTGTGTATGGCGATGAGATACAGCAGAAAGACGACCGCAGCATCTATGGGTTTGAACAGCAGTACACGCATGACTATACTATCGGCAACAGCCGGCTCACATGGCAGTCCGGCGCCGGGTTGCGCCTGGATGATATCCGGGACCTGGAGCTGAACCATGTCTATCGTCGTGATACCTTGCTCAACAGGCTGGCCTGGGGCAGCGGCCGTGAAACTAACCTACACGCCTATACGGGACTGACCTGGCACACCGGCCATTGGCGCATTAATCCTGCTGTGCGGCTAGATCATTTTATTTTCAACTACCAGGACAAACTAAAACCTGCCGATGGTGGTCCGGGCGTTACCGCTACCCGCGTAAGCCCTAAGCTGAATTTTTCCTATTCCACCGGCAGTATGGCGCAGTGGTACCTGAAAACCGGTATGGGATTTCATTCCAACGATATGCGGGTGGTGATGCAACAGAACGGGAAAGACATATTGCCGTTTTCAGCCGGCGCGGACTTAGGCGTGGTGTTGAAACCAGTGCCTAACCTGTTAATCCAGCCAGCGCTGTGGTATCTGTACCTGCAACAGGAATTTGTATATGTAGGCGATGAAGCGGTGGTGGAGCCCTCCGGTAAAACGCGGCGTTTAGGCGTGGATGTGAGCGTCCGTTACCAGCCAGTAAAGTGGCTCTATCTAGATGCTGACGTGAACTATGCCAATGCCAGGGAGATAGGGCAGCCTAAAGGAGAGAACTACATACCACTGGCGCCGGTGCTGACCAGCACAGGTGGTATTGGCGTGAATCTGCCGATGGGCTTCTCCGCCAACCTGCGTTACCGTTATATGAAAGACCGGCCGGCAAATGAAGCCAACAGCCTCGTCGCCCGGGGATACTTCGTCAACGATCTGATGCTGGCGTATACACATCGCCAGTTCCAGTTTACCGTACAGGCGCAGAACTTGTTCAATGTGAACTGGAATGAAGCGCAGTTTGAAACCGAAACCCGCCTGCAACATGAATCCGACCCTGTGACGGACATGTGTTTTACGCCGGGTACGCCGTTTTACCTGAAAGCAGGTTTTGCTGTAAGATTTTAA
- a CDS encoding NUDIX hydrolase: MAKLFHEYKNPSLAVDLVIFGYHDNTLSVLLLNRKEEPFKDCWTLPGGFLQMEETFLDTCYRILKTKTGMDDVFLEQLYSFDNPGRDPRGRVIAVGYYALINPARFNIIAGSMANDVKWFDVHKMPKLGFDHHDIFQLALQRLKSKILYDPVGFELLDELFTITELHELYECILETTIDRRNFRRKILDAEYVINTGTKREGLQNRHPELYKFNKKLKKNSFQINVNVS, translated from the coding sequence ATGGCGAAATTATTTCACGAATACAAAAATCCATCATTGGCGGTAGACCTTGTGATATTCGGTTATCATGACAATACACTTTCCGTGCTGCTGCTCAACAGGAAAGAGGAGCCGTTTAAAGACTGCTGGACCCTGCCTGGTGGTTTTTTGCAGATGGAAGAAACATTTCTGGATACCTGTTATCGTATTCTGAAGACGAAGACAGGCATGGACGATGTGTTCCTGGAGCAATTGTATTCGTTCGATAATCCCGGCAGGGACCCGCGTGGCCGCGTCATCGCAGTGGGATATTATGCGCTGATCAATCCGGCCCGGTTCAATATTATCGCCGGCAGTATGGCCAACGACGTCAAATGGTTTGATGTGCATAAAATGCCGAAGCTTGGATTTGACCACCACGATATTTTCCAGCTGGCGCTGCAACGGCTAAAATCGAAGATCCTGTATGATCCTGTGGGCTTTGAGTTGTTGGATGAATTGTTCACCATCACTGAGCTGCACGAGCTGTACGAATGTATTCTCGAAACCACCATCGACCGCCGCAATTTCCGCCGCAAAATCCTGGACGCCGAATACGTGATCAACACCGGCACCAAAAGAGAAGGGCTACAGAACCGTCACCCCGAGTTATATAAATTCAATAAAAAACTGAAAAAGAACAGTTTTCAGATCAATGTTAATGTCTCATGA
- a CDS encoding DUF4291 domain-containing protein produces the protein MKLKTVSWKKLQETLPSSGKQLIAQQTADTLVVYQAFQPAIANYAVAHQAFGGNAYSYDRMSWIKPNFLWMMYRCGWAAKEGQERVLAVHLPKIFFEEILSKAVPSSYKPWLFPEMDAWQSALKTSDVRLQWDPDHDPNGNKLERRAIQLGLRGGTLKEFGQRQIVAIEDITDFVKEQHLVLQRNPDALEVPEESLYTLEDAVIRSIIDLH, from the coding sequence ATGAAACTAAAGACCGTTTCCTGGAAAAAGTTGCAGGAAACCTTACCGTCCTCCGGTAAACAGCTTATCGCCCAACAGACTGCCGATACACTGGTCGTGTACCAGGCCTTCCAACCCGCTATCGCCAACTATGCCGTTGCCCATCAGGCATTCGGCGGCAATGCCTACAGTTACGACCGTATGTCGTGGATCAAACCCAATTTCCTCTGGATGATGTACCGTTGCGGCTGGGCCGCCAAAGAAGGGCAGGAGCGGGTATTGGCTGTTCATCTCCCTAAAATATTTTTTGAAGAAATATTATCAAAGGCAGTCCCTTCTTCATACAAACCCTGGCTTTTCCCCGAAATGGACGCCTGGCAGTCCGCGTTAAAAACCAGTGATGTACGCCTGCAATGGGACCCCGACCATGACCCAAATGGCAACAAACTGGAGCGAAGGGCCATCCAGCTGGGGCTGCGCGGCGGCACCCTGAAGGAATTTGGCCAGCGGCAGATTGTCGCCATTGAAGATATCACAGACTTTGTAAAGGAACAGCACCTTGTATTGCAGCGTAATCCTGATGCCCTCGAGGTGCCGGAAGAAAGCCTGTACACGCTGGAAGATGCTGTTATCCGCAGTATCATTGATTTACATTAG
- a CDS encoding 2OG-Fe(II) oxygenase, whose amino-acid sequence MEKHSYTPEIFTLKNFLSAAECRGLIDRSEAMGYEEATVDVGGGQQRMIKGVRNNERVLYKDAAYATFIWERLRSYAPEGTDNRTACGLNELFRFYKYSPGQRFKMHKDGSFVRNRFEASQYTFLIYLNEGYTGGSTIFKTGEEVLPETGMALVFYHPLLHEGTLLTAGTKYVLRSDIMYK is encoded by the coding sequence ATGGAAAAACACAGCTACACCCCGGAGATTTTTACGTTGAAGAATTTTCTTTCCGCAGCAGAATGCCGTGGACTGATAGACCGAAGTGAGGCCATGGGCTACGAAGAAGCGACCGTGGACGTGGGCGGCGGGCAGCAACGGATGATCAAAGGTGTCCGGAATAACGAAAGGGTGTTGTATAAAGATGCAGCTTATGCTACCTTTATATGGGAAAGATTACGTTCCTATGCGCCGGAAGGCACCGACAACCGTACCGCGTGCGGCCTGAATGAGCTGTTCCGTTTCTATAAATACAGTCCGGGACAGCGTTTCAAGATGCACAAGGACGGCAGTTTCGTGCGTAACCGTTTCGAAGCCAGCCAGTATACCTTCCTGATTTACCTCAATGAAGGTTATACCGGTGGCAGCACTATTTTCAAAACAGGAGAGGAGGTGCTGCCGGAAACAGGGATGGCGCTTGTTTTTTATCATCCGTTGCTACATGAAGGCACGCTGCTGACAGCAGGTACCAAGTATGTGCTTCGGTCGGACATTATGTATAAATAG
- a CDS encoding metallophosphoesterase family protein, protein MPATYVIGDIHGALKALKQLLERIGPEKDDRFVFLGDYVDGWSESAELIQFLMELSAQYTCIFIKGNHDAWCEMWLAGEQPVASWLQHGGRATVASYNKLSEKDKLHHLAFFNRMLNFYEENDRLFIHAGYASMHGPAYERFEGMCYWDRTLWELALSMDKKLKKDAVNYPKRLLLYDEIYIGHTPTLNYDEEMPMHRVNVYNVDTGAAFTGRLSAMNIDTKEVWQSDPAYLLYPTEKGRNP, encoded by the coding sequence ATGCCTGCCACATACGTTATTGGCGATATTCACGGCGCCCTGAAAGCACTGAAACAGCTGCTGGAAAGGATAGGGCCGGAAAAGGACGACCGGTTTGTTTTTCTGGGGGATTATGTAGATGGCTGGTCTGAGTCTGCTGAACTGATACAGTTCCTGATGGAGCTGTCTGCGCAGTATACCTGCATATTCATTAAAGGCAACCACGATGCCTGGTGCGAGATGTGGCTGGCAGGCGAACAGCCGGTGGCCAGTTGGCTGCAACATGGCGGCAGGGCCACCGTGGCCAGTTATAATAAGCTGTCGGAAAAGGATAAGCTGCATCACCTGGCTTTCTTTAACCGGATGCTGAATTTTTATGAGGAGAATGACCGGCTGTTTATTCATGCAGGCTATGCTTCCATGCATGGCCCGGCGTATGAACGTTTCGAAGGCATGTGCTACTGGGACCGCACACTGTGGGAACTGGCTTTGTCCATGGATAAAAAGCTGAAAAAAGATGCCGTTAATTATCCCAAACGGTTACTGCTATACGATGAAATATATATCGGTCACACCCCTACGCTGAATTATGATGAGGAAATGCCCATGCACCGGGTGAACGTATACAACGTGGATACCGGGGCAGCCTTTACCGGCAGACTTTCAGCGATGAACATCGATACGAAGGAAGTATGGCAAAGCGATCCTGCTTACTTGTTATATCCTACCGAAAAAGGCCGGAACCCATGA
- a CDS encoding outer membrane beta-barrel family protein, with translation MAGKGGPGNIGHIYGKLIDAEGKPVGYASVIILQGRMDSATKKMKDVLVKGVLSQANGEFALDELPLRGPLKMQVSGTGYKTYTQPVVFPPIDKDLGNIKLASSTTQLQGVTVTGTKPIMQLDGDKKVFNVEKNITSTGGTALDVMKNVPSVNVDIDGNVTLRNSSPQLFIDGRPTTLTLEQIPADAIESVEVITNPSAKYDASGGNAGILNIVLKKNRKTGYNGNLRAGVDKRGALNAGADFNARQGKINFSASAMGNQMKSRTTGNTDRLNFGDDPNTHILQNNSNRQNGGFAFGKVGVDWFATNRTTFSISGIKVHGEFKPEESIAINTDTIRGKDITNMFSERNSHSKMAFDANGLVLGMKHLFPREGEELTVDANYFGGKSKNNADYVTDYYANGEGSAINRTDMQRILGNGKISFITVQTDYVRPFTKTLKLETGLRMSSRRTETNFNNYMFDHPSNDYKLIPGASNNFKNTDNVYAAYVSVSHTIKNFSYKAGLRAESSDYNGELINVKQTFKNNYPVSLFPSIFLSQKLKHDQELQVSYTRRINRPNFFQLIPFTDSTDKLNITKGNPGLIPEFTNSVEMSYLKTFKGNNTFMGTVYYKHTNGLITRFLTKETDPANGAELLVNTYINANSSYAMGAELTSMNTINKWWSLSANVNIYNSKINTDNTGQPSQDARWAWFGKLNNTFKLPLNFEVQLTGLYQSKSNLPVNDNKGRQDGPSMQQSQNASQGYIASFYAVDAAIKKSFLKNNAASVTLSFSDIFRSRKMDQYSESIYFTQYYNRLRDPQMIRLNFAYRFGKVDMTLFKRKNMAGGMQGMQEVVQ, from the coding sequence ATGGCAGGTAAAGGTGGTCCGGGCAATATCGGACATATATATGGTAAACTAATTGACGCCGAAGGAAAGCCCGTTGGCTATGCCTCCGTTATCATTCTGCAGGGCCGTATGGACTCTGCTACCAAAAAGATGAAAGACGTGCTCGTAAAAGGCGTGCTCTCCCAGGCCAATGGTGAGTTCGCCCTCGACGAACTGCCGCTCAGAGGACCTCTCAAAATGCAGGTTTCCGGTACCGGTTACAAAACCTATACCCAGCCTGTCGTATTCCCTCCGATCGATAAAGACCTCGGTAACATCAAACTGGCCTCCAGCACCACACAGCTGCAAGGTGTGACCGTAACCGGTACTAAACCGATCATGCAGCTGGACGGCGACAAAAAGGTGTTCAACGTGGAGAAAAATATCACGAGCACAGGCGGTACCGCCCTCGACGTGATGAAAAACGTACCTTCTGTCAACGTAGACATAGACGGTAATGTTACCCTGCGTAACAGCTCTCCGCAGCTATTCATCGATGGACGCCCCACCACCCTCACGCTGGAACAGATCCCTGCAGACGCGATCGAAAGCGTGGAAGTGATCACCAACCCTTCTGCCAAATACGATGCATCCGGCGGTAACGCAGGCATCCTCAATATTGTGCTGAAGAAAAACCGTAAAACCGGCTACAACGGTAACCTCCGCGCCGGTGTGGACAAACGCGGCGCACTGAATGCAGGCGCCGACTTCAACGCTCGCCAGGGTAAAATCAACTTCTCTGCCAGCGCTATGGGCAACCAGATGAAAAGCCGCACCACCGGCAACACGGACCGCCTCAACTTTGGCGACGATCCCAACACCCACATTCTCCAAAACAACTCCAACCGCCAAAACGGTGGCTTTGCATTCGGAAAAGTAGGCGTGGACTGGTTCGCCACCAATCGCACAACCTTCTCCATCTCTGGTATCAAAGTACATGGTGAGTTCAAACCGGAAGAAAGCATCGCCATCAACACCGATACTATCAGAGGAAAAGATATTACGAATATGTTCAGCGAACGTAACTCCCACTCTAAAATGGCGTTCGACGCTAACGGGCTGGTACTGGGCATGAAACACCTGTTCCCCCGCGAAGGTGAAGAGCTGACCGTAGACGCAAACTACTTCGGCGGTAAAAGCAAAAACAACGCTGACTACGTCACTGACTACTACGCCAACGGCGAAGGCAGCGCTATCAACCGCACCGATATGCAACGTATACTCGGTAACGGTAAAATCTCTTTCATCACGGTACAGACTGACTACGTAAGACCTTTCACCAAAACGCTGAAACTGGAAACAGGCCTGCGTATGTCCAGCCGCCGCACTGAGACGAACTTCAACAACTACATGTTCGATCATCCGTCCAACGACTATAAACTGATCCCGGGCGCGTCCAACAATTTCAAAAACACCGACAACGTATATGCAGCTTATGTCAGCGTTTCCCACACCATCAAAAACTTCAGCTATAAAGCGGGACTGCGGGCAGAAAGCTCTGACTACAACGGTGAACTGATCAACGTAAAACAAACGTTCAAAAACAATTATCCGGTAAGCCTGTTCCCCTCCATCTTCCTCAGCCAGAAGCTGAAACATGACCAGGAACTGCAGGTAAGCTATACCCGCCGGATCAACAGACCGAATTTCTTCCAGCTGATTCCGTTTACCGATTCTACCGATAAACTGAACATCACCAAAGGTAATCCCGGTCTGATACCTGAGTTCACCAACTCCGTGGAAATGTCTTACCTCAAAACATTCAAAGGTAATAACACCTTCATGGGTACCGTGTACTACAAACATACCAACGGCCTGATCACCCGCTTCCTCACCAAGGAAACCGACCCGGCCAACGGCGCCGAACTGCTGGTGAACACCTACATCAACGCCAATTCCAGCTACGCCATGGGTGCTGAACTGACCTCGATGAACACTATCAACAAATGGTGGTCATTGTCAGCCAACGTGAACATCTATAATTCAAAAATCAATACCGACAATACCGGACAACCTTCACAAGACGCGCGGTGGGCCTGGTTCGGCAAACTGAACAACACCTTCAAGCTGCCGCTCAATTTTGAAGTACAGCTGACCGGCTTGTACCAGTCCAAATCCAACCTGCCTGTTAACGACAACAAAGGCAGACAGGACGGTCCTTCCATGCAACAGTCTCAGAACGCTTCACAGGGTTACATTGCCTCTTTCTATGCCGTGGATGCCGCCATCAAGAAGAGCTTCCTGAAAAACAATGCCGCTTCCGTGACACTGAGCTTCAGCGATATCTTCAGAAGCCGTAAAATGGACCAGTATTCTGAAAGCATCTACTTTACACAATACTACAACCGTCTTCGTGACCCGCAGATGATCCGCCTCAACTTCGCTTACCGCTTCGGTAAAGTGGACATGACGCTGTTCAAACGCAAGAACATGGCCGGTGGCATGCAAGGCATGCAGGAAGTTGTACAGTAA
- a CDS encoding LytR/AlgR family response regulator transcription factor, whose amino-acid sequence MRCIAIDDEPLALDLLEDNISMVPYLQLVAKCNNAFEAMEVLRTQQVDLIFLDIQMPGLTGLQFLQSMASKPLVILITAYEKYALEGFNLDVTDYLVKPVSLERFVKACNKANELHQLRSAGKAARDQSDFFFVNVDYSLFKIVFSDIVWIEGLKDYVKIHLKSTNKPVITRMSIKSLEEQLPPARFIRIHKSYIISVAAITAIRKNSVFLQDIELPVGDTYRDALYAIAGKNQP is encoded by the coding sequence ATGAGATGTATAGCCATTGACGACGAACCGCTGGCGCTCGATTTGCTGGAAGACAACATCAGTATGGTGCCGTATCTGCAACTGGTAGCTAAATGTAACAACGCTTTTGAAGCCATGGAAGTGCTGCGGACGCAACAGGTCGACCTGATCTTCCTCGATATCCAGATGCCGGGCCTTACCGGCCTGCAATTCCTGCAGTCCATGGCCAGCAAACCGCTCGTAATACTGATCACTGCTTATGAGAAATATGCCCTGGAAGGGTTCAACCTCGACGTGACCGACTACCTGGTAAAACCGGTGTCGCTGGAACGTTTTGTCAAAGCCTGCAACAAGGCCAACGAACTGCATCAGCTCAGAAGCGCCGGCAAAGCCGCCCGCGACCAAAGCGATTTTTTCTTTGTCAATGTGGATTACAGCCTGTTTAAAATTGTCTTCTCTGACATTGTCTGGATCGAAGGATTGAAGGATTATGTAAAAATCCACCTGAAAAGCACCAACAAACCAGTGATCACGCGTATGAGCATCAAGAGCCTGGAAGAGCAGCTGCCGCCGGCCCGGTTCATCCGTATCCACAAATCGTACATTATTTCTGTGGCCGCTATCACGGCCATTCGGAAAAACAGCGTGTTTTTACAGGACATCGAGCTGCCCGTTGGCGATACCTACCGGGATGCCCTTTATGCCATCGCCGGAAAAAATCAACCCTGA